From the genome of Rhodopirellula bahusiensis:
TCGCCGCCAACTCGATGGGACCAAAGAATGGGTTCCGGTCGAAGTCACCTTGGGCATCGCCAACGCAGCCGGCGACCAGATGCGAAGCCAACTGTATGACGTGCAGATTCAAGACGGCGAAGAACTCGCACGAGTCAGCCCGAACCACCCTCGCTACAAACGGCTGCAGGAAAAGATGCAGCAAAGTTCCCAACTGGCTGATGCCGAACGTGAAGACCGTGAGGAGCGCCGCGAAGCCATCAACCCGGTCTACCAGGAACTCGAAACGCAGTTCCAAACCGTTCGGGCCAAGGCCGTCGGTTTGAAAAGTCGCCGCGAAGCTGTCAGCGAACGCTTGGAAGCAACTCAATTGGATCTCCGCCGCCTCAACGGTGACGCAACCCGTTTGGCTGAACTGACTTGGGAGGCCGAATTGGCCGAGGACACCTATCGCGAACACGCTCGTTCATTGGAAGAAGCTCGGGTCAATTCCGCACTGGACGATTTGCAGATGTCCGACGTCAGCGTCATTCAAGACGCAACGTTGAACCTGAAGAAGTCAGGTCCGATGCGAGGCTTGCTGTCGGTCGTTGGTTTACTGCTCGGCCTGAGCCTCGGACTACTCCAAGCGATCCTGCGAGATTCGCCAGTCGCTTCCACCGGCGGTTCCCGCGCAGAGATTTCGCGTAACAAAGCGGCCAAATCTCGTCGACGTACGAAGTCCGCCGATGTTGCGACCAACACGGACTCGGACCTGGACGATGTGATGCACGAACAAGAAGACATTCGATCCAACGAAACGGTGACTGCCGGCGCGCCCACAGGCGACACAGCAGCCATGAACGAAACATCGGGAACGTACAACGCTCCCATGCCTCGCTAGTCGCGATTGATTTGGATGCGATGCAGGAAAGCATTCGCAGTGACCAAGGCAACCTTTCAGGGACGACTCGACGGGGCACCAAAACGCACCTAGGAACAACAACTTGTTTTCATTTTTTAAGAAAGACCGACGCGAAAGCCTGCTGCGGTGGAAGGACGAAGCTTCGCTTGGTCGCCGCCGCGTGCTGCTGCTGTCGTCGCGCCAATTCGAACGCGAGCTGAATCGCGAACGGTTGCGAGCCACGCGTCGATCGATCCCTTTCTGCTTGCTCACCGTCGAACTATTGACCAAGGCGGGATCGACTCGCCGCAGCACCACCAAACAGAACCGCCAACTCGTCGACTTGCTGCTCCGCAATCTTCGCGTGACGGACGAGAAGGGAATCCTTGCAACGTTTCGTTATGGCGTTCTGCTGGTCGACACACCTGAGATGGGCGGCCGCGCTGTGCTGGACCGCTTGGCTCGACTGACGTCCGCGGCTGGACTCGAGGTTCGGCTGAAACTGCAGGTCCACGACCCAAATGGCTTTGGCGAAGATCACGAAAACGATCAAAACACATCGGGCGAGCGCCGCGCGGGAGATCGCCGCAAGGACGATCCCGCTGACACCGAAGAAGCCTGGGTTCGCTTGGCATCCACCACCGCTGAATCACCGGCTTCCGCCGACCCCACCACATTGGCCCACAACCGTGTGCAGTCGTCAATCGATGACATCACGCTCGCTGGTGTGCAGCCACAAGGCAGCCAATCGGGATGGTCGCTAAAACGTGCAATCGACGTCATCGGTTCCGGCATCGGCCTGGTCCTGACCGGGCCCGCAATCCTGGCTGCGATGGCGGCGATCAAGCTGACCGATGGTGGCCCGGTGTTCTTTCGACAAACTCGCGAAGGCCAAAACGGTCGCCCGTTCACCATCCTGAAACTCCGGACGATGATCGTCGACGCGGAAAAATTCCAGGCGGAATTGCGTGCCGACAGCCACCGCGACGGGCCCGCATTCAAGATCTCGCGTGACCCCCGAGTGACCAAAGTTGGACACTTTTTGCGAGCGACTTGTTTGGACGAACTGCCACAACTGATTAATGTAATGAGCGGTGACATGTCTCTGGTGGGCCCGCGCCCACTACCATGGCATGAGAGCCGAGCCTGTGAGCGCTGGCATCGACGACGCCTCGACGTTCGCCCGGGACTGACTTGCACGTGGCAGGTCAACAAGGCCAAGGCTGTGACGTTCGATGATTGGATGCGGATGGATCTTCGTTACATCGACCAACTGGGTTTGTTTCAAGATCTACGACTCATCGCTCAAACTGTCGTTGTGCCCGTGATGGGGCGTGGCGGCGAATAGACTTCCAACATGTCCGCCGTTTTGCCCACGAACTCTGATTCCGACGACTCACCGCAAACTTGCCCGTTGGTCGGTTCCTCAGGGAACGCCCCCGCGGCGCACGACGGTTCTGCAGTCACCGAATCGCGAGGCAGCATGGCGACCGATGGGTTGATGTTGGACGCGAAAGCCGTCTTCCTGACTCACTACATCCCGCTCTACCAAGTCCGGGTGCTCCAAGAGATCACGAAGCGAATTCGTGATTTTCAGATTCTGCTCAGCACCCCCATCGAACCCAACCGCGACTTCCAGTTGGATTGGTCCGGGCTGAACGTTGAAGTTCAAAAGACGGTCACGCTGCGGCGTCGATGGCGACACGCAAAAGCTGGCTTCGATGATCCGCTGTTCGTGCACGTTCCCTACGACACGCTGAAGCAACTCAAACGCATCCGTCCCGACGTGGTGATTTCGCACGAACTGGGTGCCCGATCGCTGGCTGCGGCTCGGTATTGCCGTCGATCCGGCGCTCGATTGGTTCTCGCGACGTTCATGAGCGAACACACCGAACAAGGTCGCGGTCGTGTTCGCAGCTGGGCTCGCCGCCGATTGATTCGTTCCGCTGATGCGATCACGTACAACGGCCCTTCGTGTCGCGAAGTATTGCTGTCACTCGGTGCCCGCGAAGATCAACTGTTCCACTTGCCCTACGCTGCGGATGATCGGATCGCCGCGACTGAAACTCAGCGACCGGCGGAGTCCGATGTCCGCCGAAAATTGTTGTGCATTGGCCAGCTCTCGCAACGCAAAGGCGTGTTGCCTTTGGTACGCCAAGCCAGCGACTTCTGCGCCGCCAACAACGAAGCGATCGAGATCACCTTTGTCGGCGATGGCCCTTGCCGCAGCGAACTCGAAACCCTCGCTTCCGGTAGCAGCACCGACGACAACGCTCCCATCGATTCGCGGCTGAAAATCCACTTGTTGGGAAACCGTCCGGCAGCCGAGCTTCCCGAATTGATGCGAGCTCACGGGGCGATCATTGCACCGACACTGGCCGACGAATGGCTGCTGGTCACCAATGAAGGCATGCACGCTGGAATGCCGATCATCGGCAGCATCTACGCACAATCCGTCACGACGCTGGTCCGAAACGGACGCAATGGCTGGCAATACGATCCACTTGCCTCAGAAGCAACTTCTTCGACGCTGAATCTCTCCGGCGCACTGAAAAGTTACCTGGCGACCGACGAGTCAACGATCAAAGCCATGCGTGAAAACGCCAAGCACGACATCCGAGAGTACACGCCGCAACGATCCGCGATGGGCGCGATCGACGCCATCCGGTCGGCACTCAACCGGCGCGATGCGGACTCGACCGGAAACGCATCGTCATGAGCCAAGCGTTGATCGGCAGTTTGTCGATGGATCTGGATAACAAATGGGCTTACCTTCGCGCCGCTGGGCACGAGGACTGGGAGTCCGCGTCCAGCTACTTTCCAATCGCAACTCAGCGCATCGTCGAGATGCTAGGCGAATTGAACCTGCCGTTGACGGTGTTCTTGGTCGGACGAGACTTGGATATCGACTCGGACGTGGAAGCCATCAAGACGTTCGACCAACTTCCTAGCTGGGAAGCCGCGAATCATTCACTCAATCATTTGCCCTGGATGCATTCGATGAGTGATGGGGAAATCGAGTCGGAGATCATGACAACGCACGATCGCATCGTCTCAACCATCGGCACCCGGCCCGTCGGTTTTCGTGGCCCCGGATTCAGTTGCCCGGCGGAAGTCTTGCGAGTGCTGATTCGAAGCCATTACAGCTACGACGCATCTATCTTCCCAACATCGATGGCACCGATCGCTCGTGCCGTCTTTTTGGCTCGCACAAACCTGAAAGGTGAACAGCGAGAGAAGGCCAAGAAACTGTACGGTGGTTTTGCCTCGATGCGAAACCCCAACCGGCCCTTCATGCGGCACGAAGAAGTGGACGGCGAGACTTGTCCATTGCGGGAGATTCCCGTCACCACACTGCCGTTCCTTCGGACACCGATTCACTTCAGCTACGTCACGTTCTTGGCCAGCTTCAGTGTGATGGTCGCGAAGATGTATTTTTCGATGTCGCTGAACCTGTGCCGCATGACCGGAACCTCGCCGTCGCTCTTGCTTCACCCGCCTGACTTCCTCGGGTGTGAAGACGATTCGGACATGGCCTACTTCCCCGGCATGAAAATGAAACGTGACGAGAAGCTTTCGTTCATGCGATGGGCTCTCGGAAAATTTGCTCGTGAATTTGATGTGCGGACCATGCTGGACCAAACCCATACGCTCGCGACATCGGACGGCTTCGTCCCTCAACCTGCAACCACTTGAACGAAACCATGTTGGACTACGGACAACACAACGTGTTGGGCATTGGCGTCAACGCGATCGACTACGAGTCCGCGGTGGATCGCATCATCACAGCAGCGAAAAACCATTCGCCGATGGCGGTCACCGCCTTGGCGGTTCACGGTGTGATGACTGGTGTGCTGGATCGCGAACACCATTACCGGCTCAATCAATTCGATCTCGTTTGTCCGGATGGGCAACCTGTCCGCTGGGCGCTGAATCGTTTGCACCGTGGATCCTTCGACGGCCCCGCCTTGTCCGATCGAGTCTATGGTCCGGAACTGACGCTGCGTCTGTGTGCCCAAGCCGCCAAAGACGACGTCCCAATTTTCTTGTTCGGGGCGACCGAGGACATGCTGCAGCAGTTCGCCGATCGACTTTGCGAACGCTTTGAAGGCCTTCGCATCGTCGGCAAACGAGCCTCCGCCTTTCGGCAAATCACTCCTGAAGAGCGCGAAGAATTGGCCGAAGAGATTCGCAGCAGCGGCGCTGAAATGTGCTTCGTCGGCCTGGGATGCCCACGTCAAGAAATCTTTGCCTACGAGATGAAGGAACACCTCTCAATGCCGTTGATCGCGGTCGGTGCCGCATTCGCATTTCATGCCGGGATGCTGGAACAGGCACCACCCTGGATGCAGAAGAACGGCCTCGAATGGTTCTTCCGTCTGACGCGAGAACCGGGCCGTTTGTGGCGTCGTTATCTGTACTTGAACCCGGCCTATGTGTCGTTGCTAGCACTGCAGAAACTGGGTATCTACCGACGCAAACGCGACGGCGGGCAATCGCCAAGCAAAGAATTGATGTTCGGCTAATCAGTCGCTTTTCGTCGGTCCGCTTTGTCGCCCATCGGCTCCGCGAGATCGACATCAAACATTGGGCGGAGCCGATGGACGACCGTTCCTAGGCAATTCTGCTCAAGCGTTGAGCGCGTCGCTGAGCTTCAGCGTTTCTTCCACCAACGTGTCCACCCGGCGTCCGATCTCTTCGTCCGCCAACGAATCTCCTTCGAACGATTCGCCAGTTGCATAGACAAATCGTGGCACGATCACGCAGCGAAAGTCCAGCATCAAACTGTTGGCCAGCCCCATCGCGGACATGTAGCTTCCTTGCCCACCGGCAGCCAACAACAACGAAACCGTCTTGCCGGTCCATGCCTTCCCAGTCAGCTCCACCGCATTCTTGATCGCCGCGTTGACGTCGTAGTTGTAGACCGGCGACGCGACGTAGATTGCTTCCGCCGCACGAATCAATTCGCCGAGCGCAATCACCTCTTCGTTGCCGTACGCGGTCGCTCCGTCGCACGGTGGCAAAGTCCGCTGGGACAAGTCAAACACTTCGACTTCTCGTTGTTGCGAACGCAGGCGCTCGGCAACCGAACGAGCCAAAATTCGACTGCGACTCGTGGGGTGAAGGCTGGAACTGATGACGAGATGCATGCCTTGACTCAATCGAAAGTAGACCGGCTCGCTCGGAAGGAGCTCGATAAAAACAACTCGGCGAACCGAGACTAGGTGAAGAAGAAACGTGTGACGTGATAGAAGATCGGCGCCGCGAAACAGATATTATCGATCTGGTCCAGAATCCCCGCGTGCCCCTGAACCAGTGTGCCCGTGTCGGTCACACCACGATCACGCTTGATAGCGCTCATGGTCAGCGTGCCCATGCTTGCCATCGCGGTCACGATCACGCCCATCAGCAAAGCCTCCCACCAGAAAAATGGCGTGGCCCAGCGAAGGAGTGCCGCGATCACGCCGGTCGACATCATCGACCCCAGCACGCCTTCCCAAGTTCGCGATGCGTTGATGTCCGGAGCGATCACATGACGCCCGGCCAGTTTGCTCCAAACTCGTTCGAGCGTCAGTGACAGTTGAGCAATCAGCACGAAAAACATCAACAAGTTGACGTTGCTGCCGGTCCAAGGTGTGCCGCCGGTTCGAACCAGTTGCAGATCCAACAATGCCGGGGCGTGGGACAACGAATAAACACAGACGAGCAGTCCCGCTTGGATCTTCGCACAGCGTTCCAAAAATCGTTTGGCATCGCCCGCAATCGCGGCGCGAGCTGGAATGAACAGGCTCGCGTAGACCGGAATCATGATGCTGTAGAACGGATAAAACTCATCGCCCAAACCGATCAGGATGTACTGCAGCGGCGTGAAGATGAAGAAGATCCAAAACAACGTTCGATGGTCGCCGCGGCGAGTCGGAGTCATTGAGATGAACTCCCGCAACGCCCAAAACGACACCATCGAAAACAACACCACCAACCCGATCCGATGGATCAGTGAACCGATCACAAAGATTGCCACCATCGTCCACCACACGCGCAGCTTGTCCCGAAATCGCTTGACGACCGCGGCGTCCATCGCGATCGAATCGCTGCGTCCGAGAAAAAACGCAACCAAAGTCGCGATCCCCAGCGCCGCGAGAATGACCGCGATCAAGATGAAAGTGGTGGTATCAGTATCTGGCAAGGTGTTCTTCGGTTGGAGGGAAACCTGCTTGGCAAACGGCTCTCGGCTTCGGTTCAGGCGGACAGCTCGCTGCGAATCGCCGCCTGCCTTCCCCGCTCACTCGAGCGGGGAAGGCAAGTCGCCAGGATACAGCAGAAAGCCGAGCGTCATTCTTAGGAAGCCAGTTTAGCAACCACGGCGGCGCCCATTTCTTCGGTCGAGACACTCTTGGACTGATCGCCACGAGCCAGGTCGGGTGTTCGGAGTCCATCGGTGATCACTCCGGCAACGGCCTTCTCGATCGCTTCTGCTTCGTCGGTCAGCCCCAACGAGTGACGCAGCATCATGGCCGCTGCCAAGATCGTCGCCAGCGGGTTTGCAACACTCTTGCCGGCGATGTCCGGTGCTGAACCATGAATTGGTTCGTACAGTCCTGGGCCTCCATCGCCGAGCGACGCGCTGGGCAACATGCCGAGCGAACCGGGCAACATCGACGCTTCGTCAGTCAGGATGTCGCCGAACATATTGCCGGTGACGACGACGTCAAATTCAGAGGGGCGATTGATCAGGTGCATCGCCATCGAATCGACCAACACGACGTCGTACTTCACGTCGGGAAATTCGTTGGCCATCACTTCGGCCGCCACGCGTCGCCACAATCGACTTGGTTCCAAAACGTTGGCCTTGTCGACGCTGGTCAGTCGGTTCGAACGACCGCGAGCCGCCTGAGCTGCCATGCGAACGATTCGTTTGACTTCACCAACCGAGTACGTCATCGACTGGAACGCAGTCTCCTCTTCGCCGCTGCCCGAAGTTCCGGACTCGCCAAAGTAGATCCCGCCGGTCAATTCACGGAAAAACAAAATGTCGGTGCCTTTGACGATGTCCGCTCGCAAAGGAGACGCGTCGGCCAACTCGTCGAACAATTT
Proteins encoded in this window:
- the leuB gene encoding 3-isopropylmalate dehydrogenase codes for the protein MNSSIVLLPGDGIGPEIVEQARLVLIQVAERFGHTFDFSSHQIGGIAIDETGDPLPQPTIDACRNAAAILLGAVGGPKWDDPSAKTRPEAGLLKIRKELGLFANLRPIKLFDELADASPLRADIVKGTDILFFRELTGGIYFGESGTSGSGEEETAFQSMTYSVGEVKRIVRMAAQAARGRSNRLTSVDKANVLEPSRLWRRVAAEVMANEFPDVKYDVVLVDSMAMHLINRPSEFDVVVTGNMFGDILTDEASMLPGSLGMLPSASLGDGGPGLYEPIHGSAPDIAGKSVANPLATILAAAMMLRHSLGLTDEAEAIEKAVAGVITDGLRTPDLARGDQSKSVSTEEMGAAVVAKLAS
- a CDS encoding phosphatidate cytidylyltransferase, whose product is MPDTDTTTFILIAVILAALGIATLVAFFLGRSDSIAMDAAVVKRFRDKLRVWWTMVAIFVIGSLIHRIGLVVLFSMVSFWALREFISMTPTRRGDHRTLFWIFFIFTPLQYILIGLGDEFYPFYSIMIPVYASLFIPARAAIAGDAKRFLERCAKIQAGLLVCVYSLSHAPALLDLQLVRTGGTPWTGSNVNLLMFFVLIAQLSLTLERVWSKLAGRHVIAPDINASRTWEGVLGSMMSTGVIAALLRWATPFFWWEALLMGVIVTAMASMGTLTMSAIKRDRGVTDTGTLVQGHAGILDQIDNICFAAPIFYHVTRFFFT
- a CDS encoding glycosyltransferase family 4 protein, producing the protein MSAVLPTNSDSDDSPQTCPLVGSSGNAPAAHDGSAVTESRGSMATDGLMLDAKAVFLTHYIPLYQVRVLQEITKRIRDFQILLSTPIEPNRDFQLDWSGLNVEVQKTVTLRRRWRHAKAGFDDPLFVHVPYDTLKQLKRIRPDVVISHELGARSLAAARYCRRSGARLVLATFMSEHTEQGRGRVRSWARRRLIRSADAITYNGPSCREVLLSLGAREDQLFHLPYAADDRIAATETQRPAESDVRRKLLCIGQLSQRKGVLPLVRQASDFCAANNEAIEITFVGDGPCRSELETLASGSSTDDNAPIDSRLKIHLLGNRPAAELPELMRAHGAIIAPTLADEWLLVTNEGMHAGMPIIGSIYAQSVTTLVRNGRNGWQYDPLASEATSSTLNLSGALKSYLATDESTIKAMRENAKHDIREYTPQRSAMGAIDAIRSALNRRDADSTGNASS
- a CDS encoding NADPH-dependent FMN reductase, with amino-acid sequence MSQGMHLVISSSLHPTSRSRILARSVAERLRSQQREVEVFDLSQRTLPPCDGATAYGNEEVIALGELIRAAEAIYVASPVYNYDVNAAIKNAVELTGKAWTGKTVSLLLAAGGQGSYMSAMGLANSLMLDFRCVIVPRFVYATGESFEGDSLADEEIGRRVDTLVEETLKLSDALNA
- a CDS encoding sugar transferase, yielding MFSFFKKDRRESLLRWKDEASLGRRRVLLLSSRQFERELNRERLRATRRSIPFCLLTVELLTKAGSTRRSTTKQNRQLVDLLLRNLRVTDEKGILATFRYGVLLVDTPEMGGRAVLDRLARLTSAAGLEVRLKLQVHDPNGFGEDHENDQNTSGERRAGDRRKDDPADTEEAWVRLASTTAESPASADPTTLAHNRVQSSIDDITLAGVQPQGSQSGWSLKRAIDVIGSGIGLVLTGPAILAAMAAIKLTDGGPVFFRQTREGQNGRPFTILKLRTMIVDAEKFQAELRADSHRDGPAFKISRDPRVTKVGHFLRATCLDELPQLINVMSGDMSLVGPRPLPWHESRACERWHRRRLDVRPGLTCTWQVNKAKAVTFDDWMRMDLRYIDQLGLFQDLRLIAQTVVVPVMGRGGE
- a CDS encoding polysaccharide deacetylase family protein encodes the protein MSQALIGSLSMDLDNKWAYLRAAGHEDWESASSYFPIATQRIVEMLGELNLPLTVFLVGRDLDIDSDVEAIKTFDQLPSWEAANHSLNHLPWMHSMSDGEIESEIMTTHDRIVSTIGTRPVGFRGPGFSCPAEVLRVLIRSHYSYDASIFPTSMAPIARAVFLARTNLKGEQREKAKKLYGGFASMRNPNRPFMRHEEVDGETCPLREIPVTTLPFLRTPIHFSYVTFLASFSVMVAKMYFSMSLNLCRMTGTSPSLLLHPPDFLGCEDDSDMAYFPGMKMKRDEKLSFMRWALGKFAREFDVRTMLDQTHTLATSDGFVPQPATT
- a CDS encoding WecB/TagA/CpsF family glycosyltransferase, whose protein sequence is MLDYGQHNVLGIGVNAIDYESAVDRIITAAKNHSPMAVTALAVHGVMTGVLDREHHYRLNQFDLVCPDGQPVRWALNRLHRGSFDGPALSDRVYGPELTLRLCAQAAKDDVPIFLFGATEDMLQQFADRLCERFEGLRIVGKRASAFRQITPEEREELAEEIRSSGAEMCFVGLGCPRQEIFAYEMKEHLSMPLIAVGAAFAFHAGMLEQAPPWMQKNGLEWFFRLTREPGRLWRRYLYLNPAYVSLLALQKLGIYRRKRDGGQSPSKELMFG